One part of the Capra hircus breed San Clemente chromosome 4, ASM170441v1, whole genome shotgun sequence genome encodes these proteins:
- the TMEM139 gene encoding transmembrane protein 139 isoform X2 has translation MVPGQPWGKLEKPLLFLCCTSFLLGLALLGIRPDITPVAYFFLSLGGFFLLGCLLACFLEWGSRSVQTESPGASSNARDNEAFEVPTYVEATVTEPQPQPHQELDQPPSYSSIVIPPGLEEGQPNHPEEPRRARLDRRVGSEGSVTSASPRRPPVSLRLRWSRAASTVPDLQTLWTTPRLEPLTPPPAYEVSCDHSDDDVFYGNNWTPP, from the exons ATGGTGCCAGGCCAGCCGTGGGGGAAACTGGAGAAGCCGCTTCTCTTCCTGTGCTGCACCTCCTTCCTCCTGGGGCTGGCTTTGCTGGGGATACGGCCGGACATCACCCCTGTGGCTTATTTCTTTCTCAGCTTGGGTGGCTTCTTTTTGTTGGGCTGCCTCCTGGCCTGTTTTTTGGAATGGGGGTCTCGATCAGTGCAGACCGAGAGCCCAGGGGCCTCCAGCAATGCACG gGACAACGAAGCCTTTGAGGTGCCAACCTATGTCGAAGCCACAGTGACGGAGCCGCAGCCACAGCCGCACCAAGAGCTGGACCAACCACCCTCTTACAGCAGCATTGTAATCCCCCCAGGACTTGAGGAAGGACAGCCTAACCACCCAGAGGAGCCCAGGAGAGCCAGACTGGACAGGCGAGTGGGCTCAGAGGGGTCTGTGACCTCAGCAAGTCCTAGAAGACCTCCAGTCAGCCTGCGGCTTCGGTGGTCACGGGCTGCGTCCACTGTTCCTGATCTGCAGACCTTGTGGACAACCCCCAGATTGGAACCTCTGACTCCACCCCCTGCCTATGAAGTCAGCTGTGATCACTCTGATGATGATGTTTTCTATGGAAACAACTGGACACCCCCCTAA
- the TMEM139 gene encoding transmembrane protein 139 isoform X1, which produces MPTASLDTTAVCLFAGAWGGAMVPGQPWGKLEKPLLFLCCTSFLLGLALLGIRPDITPVAYFFLSLGGFFLLGCLLACFLEWGSRSVQTESPGASSNARDNEAFEVPTYVEATVTEPQPQPHQELDQPPSYSSIVIPPGLEEGQPNHPEEPRRARLDRRVGSEGSVTSASPRRPPVSLRLRWSRAASTVPDLQTLWTTPRLEPLTPPPAYEVSCDHSDDDVFYGNNWTPP; this is translated from the exons ATGCCAACTGCTAGTTTGGACACAACAGCTGTGTGTCTTTTtgcaggagcctggggaggggccATGGTGCCAGGCCAGCCGTGGGGGAAACTGGAGAAGCCGCTTCTCTTCCTGTGCTGCACCTCCTTCCTCCTGGGGCTGGCTTTGCTGGGGATACGGCCGGACATCACCCCTGTGGCTTATTTCTTTCTCAGCTTGGGTGGCTTCTTTTTGTTGGGCTGCCTCCTGGCCTGTTTTTTGGAATGGGGGTCTCGATCAGTGCAGACCGAGAGCCCAGGGGCCTCCAGCAATGCACG gGACAACGAAGCCTTTGAGGTGCCAACCTATGTCGAAGCCACAGTGACGGAGCCGCAGCCACAGCCGCACCAAGAGCTGGACCAACCACCCTCTTACAGCAGCATTGTAATCCCCCCAGGACTTGAGGAAGGACAGCCTAACCACCCAGAGGAGCCCAGGAGAGCCAGACTGGACAGGCGAGTGGGCTCAGAGGGGTCTGTGACCTCAGCAAGTCCTAGAAGACCTCCAGTCAGCCTGCGGCTTCGGTGGTCACGGGCTGCGTCCACTGTTCCTGATCTGCAGACCTTGTGGACAACCCCCAGATTGGAACCTCTGACTCCACCCCCTGCCTATGAAGTCAGCTGTGATCACTCTGATGATGATGTTTTCTATGGAAACAACTGGACACCCCCCTAA